A genome region from Arachidicoccus soli includes the following:
- a CDS encoding DUF2130 domain-containing protein, with product MMAAEIKCPNCGYDFDPGESFKKEVQVQLRAQMEDWKKQKENEFSQKEELLKQQEANRKLQWEEDLKKKNKTLEENIRKSLASDFENEIKLLKESASENEEKLKTARQKELEFLHKEKALKEREAEMELQVQRQIILEREKLKEQLQKEEAEKNSLKESEHVMRVRELEKQLNDQKKLAEEMRRKVEQGSMQLQGEVQELELENLLRETFPFDKIEEVAKGVKGADCILSVHNRLGNEAGKIIFESKRTKDFNNEWIEKLKKDMRSLNADIAVIVTQTLPKDMERFGEKDGIYICNFAEVRSVVLLLRNGLLKFAEARQSQENKGDKMVMLYDYLTGHEFGEQWKAISEGFRAMRNSIQKERDTMERLWKAREKQLEKVLLNATHIRGSIEGIAGSDTINLSLTDDEDLLLLE from the coding sequence ATGATGGCAGCAGAAATAAAATGTCCAAATTGCGGATATGATTTTGATCCGGGCGAATCTTTTAAAAAAGAAGTGCAAGTACAGTTGCGCGCGCAAATGGAAGATTGGAAAAAACAAAAAGAAAACGAATTCTCTCAAAAAGAAGAATTACTAAAACAGCAAGAAGCTAATCGAAAATTGCAATGGGAAGAGGATTTGAAAAAGAAAAATAAAACACTAGAAGAAAATATTCGCAAATCCTTAGCTAGTGATTTTGAAAACGAAATAAAACTCCTAAAAGAATCTGCTTCTGAAAATGAAGAGAAATTAAAAACTGCCAGGCAAAAAGAATTGGAGTTTCTGCATAAAGAAAAAGCTTTGAAAGAAAGAGAAGCAGAAATGGAATTGCAGGTGCAACGCCAAATAATTTTAGAAAGGGAAAAACTAAAAGAGCAATTACAAAAAGAAGAAGCAGAAAAAAACTCCTTAAAAGAATCTGAGCATGTAATGCGCGTGCGCGAATTGGAAAAACAGCTTAATGATCAAAAAAAATTAGCAGAAGAAATGCGCCGAAAAGTAGAACAGGGCAGCATGCAATTGCAAGGCGAAGTACAAGAATTGGAACTTGAAAATTTATTGAGAGAAACATTTCCTTTCGATAAAATAGAAGAAGTCGCCAAAGGCGTAAAAGGCGCAGATTGTATTTTGAGCGTACATAACCGATTGGGTAATGAAGCAGGGAAAATAATTTTCGAAAGTAAGCGAACAAAAGATTTTAATAACGAATGGATTGAGAAGTTGAAGAAAGATATGCGCAGCCTCAATGCGGATATAGCTGTAATTGTAACGCAAACCCTTCCAAAAGATATGGAGCGTTTTGGTGAAAAAGACGGTATTTATATTTGCAATTTTGCCGAAGTAAGAAGTGTGGTCTTATTGCTACGCAACGGACTGTTGAAATTTGCCGAAGCACGCCAGAGCCAGGAAAATAAAGGCGATAAAATGGTGATGCTTTATGATTATTTGACCGGTCACGAATTTGGTGAACAATGGAAAGCAATCAGTGAAGGATTTAGGGCAATGCGCAACAGTATACAGAAAGAACGGGATACAATGGAAAGATTATGGAAAGCCCGCGAAAAACAATTGGAAAAAGTATTGCTCAATGCGACACATATTCGTGGTTCAATCGAAGGGATTGCAGGTTCTGACACCATTAATCTTAGTCTAACAGATGATGAAGATTTACTCTTGTTAGAGTAA
- a CDS encoding DUF2795 domain-containing protein has protein sequence MFWTLELASYLEDAPWPASKDELIDFAIRSGAPIEVVENLQELEYEGEVYESIEDIWPDYPSQEDFMFNEDEY, from the coding sequence ATGTTTTGGACTTTAGAATTAGCCAGCTATCTTGAAGATGCACCTTGGCCAGCAAGCAAGGATGAATTGATAGATTTTGCTATACGCTCAGGCGCCCCCATAGAAGTAGTTGAAAATTTGCAAGAGTTGGAATACGAAGGTGAGGTATATGAGAGCATAGAAGATATTTGGCCCGATTACCCGAGCCAGGAGGACTTTATGTTTAATGAAGACGAGTATTAA
- a CDS encoding D-glycero-alpha-D-manno-heptose-1,7-bisphosphate 7-phosphatase translates to MIDKSWTLFLDRDGVLNEDNVGGYVLSVEELQLFDGVTEAMRKFSGIFGTIVVVTNQRSVGKGLLTLEELHRMNAQILEWINEKGGRIDKFYYAPDLEDDAFNRKPNIGMALQAKKDFPNIDFSKSIMVGNNLSDMQFARNAGIAKSVFLTTTVHDLEFPHALIDKNFETLKKFADSLND, encoded by the coding sequence ATGATTGATAAATCCTGGACACTTTTTTTAGACAGAGATGGCGTTTTAAATGAAGATAATGTAGGTGGCTATGTGCTCAGTGTAGAAGAACTGCAATTATTTGATGGTGTTACAGAAGCCATGCGCAAGTTCTCCGGCATTTTCGGAACGATAGTAGTTGTGACCAACCAAAGAAGTGTTGGTAAGGGTCTCCTAACCTTAGAAGAATTACATAGAATGAATGCTCAGATTTTGGAATGGATAAATGAAAAAGGCGGTAGAATTGATAAATTTTATTATGCCCCCGATTTAGAAGACGATGCTTTTAACCGCAAACCAAATATCGGCATGGCCTTACAGGCAAAAAAAGATTTCCCTAATATTGATTTTAGTAAAAGTATCATGGTCGGAAACAACCTTAGTGACATGCAGTTTGCACGGAATGCCGGCATCGCAAAATCTGTTTTCTTGACAACCACTGTGCATGATTTAGAATTCCCACACGCGTTGATTGACAAAAATTTCGAAACTTTGAAAAAATTTGCTGATAGCTTAAATGATTAA
- a CDS encoding polysaccharide lyase family 8 super-sandwich domain-containing protein codes for MKTYSLILFCCLLSISVFAQQSSISQKQKDNLALIERRIVADLRSTTNQVAAKNIDTKVGKLQSEKLRADGSFKNIDYDTKVLIKWNAVEHLANIESFIIAYTNPLCKKYDDKILYDNIIASLDYWNKKDPISPNWYSNEIACPRVIGQILLLLQNANISIPASIKNSLIEKMQRGNMYKKTGANKIDEALICIYRAVLTRNKPLLDSAVEQCFEPVSFTNEEGLQYDYTFLQHGPQLQIAAYGVVFIDDEFKIAAFLRDTQWAIPADKKKMIVHYFNQVFLNTLRAGYSDFSTTGRGVSRKGNLFKKLSNKSGLLHNVELVNPKDKELYLQLVERIDNKKPASYGIKPTHQQFWKGDYTIQVRPGYLFTVRSNSIRTKRTETGNGENVLGRTMGDGATDIQRSGDEYYQIFPLWEYDKIPGVTSRDYNKDIPTTTSWGQPGSTQFVGGVSDSLYGANVYQHNFDGVKANKSYFYFDNEIVCLGAGIYSDAEQPITTTINQCWLRTKAFSSKNGLENTDDHLDFNAKKDNWLWQDSIGYFFPEGGNISVTQDFEKNDWQRINKKYKKADTTSGYIFKAWFNHGKKPQNEHYAYIVVPGVDENEMKDYPISDIDILANNDHLQAVYDTKLKILQAVFYEKGELIYGKNKITVNKACVLMLKPSDTNSLSLSVADPTQLLKNVEIGVNGKKVNCQLPTGNYAGSTVELNINKNE; via the coding sequence ATGAAAACGTATTCATTAATTCTATTTTGTTGTTTACTTAGTATAAGTGTTTTTGCGCAACAAAGCAGTATTTCCCAAAAACAAAAAGACAATCTTGCGCTTATTGAGAGGCGAATAGTTGCGGATCTTCGATCAACCACAAACCAAGTTGCGGCAAAAAACATAGATACAAAAGTAGGAAAGCTGCAAAGTGAAAAGTTGCGAGCAGATGGTTCTTTTAAGAATATTGATTATGACACTAAGGTCTTAATTAAGTGGAATGCGGTAGAACATCTAGCCAATATAGAATCTTTTATAATTGCTTATACGAACCCATTATGCAAAAAATATGACGATAAAATTTTGTACGACAATATCATTGCTTCATTGGATTACTGGAATAAAAAAGACCCTATTTCTCCCAATTGGTATAGCAACGAAATAGCATGCCCTCGGGTTATCGGACAAATTTTATTGTTATTGCAAAACGCTAATATATCTATCCCTGCTTCTATAAAAAATTCTTTGATTGAAAAAATGCAACGAGGAAATATGTATAAAAAAACCGGTGCAAATAAAATTGATGAAGCACTTATTTGTATTTATCGCGCCGTGCTCACAAGAAATAAACCGCTTTTGGATTCAGCTGTAGAACAATGCTTTGAACCTGTTTCTTTTACCAATGAAGAAGGGTTACAATATGATTATACTTTTTTGCAACATGGCCCGCAATTGCAAATTGCAGCTTACGGAGTTGTATTTATAGATGATGAATTTAAAATAGCTGCTTTTTTAAGAGATACCCAATGGGCAATACCAGCAGATAAAAAGAAGATGATTGTTCATTACTTCAACCAAGTATTTTTAAATACTTTAAGAGCAGGTTATAGCGATTTTAGTACGACAGGTCGCGGCGTTTCGCGCAAAGGAAATTTATTCAAAAAACTATCTAATAAATCTGGGTTGTTGCATAACGTAGAATTGGTAAATCCCAAGGACAAAGAATTATATCTGCAATTAGTTGAAAGAATCGATAATAAAAAACCGGCATCTTATGGCATCAAGCCTACTCATCAGCAATTTTGGAAAGGTGATTATACGATACAAGTGCGGCCGGGTTATTTATTCACAGTAAGAAGCAATTCAATCCGTACAAAAAGAACTGAAACGGGCAATGGTGAAAATGTATTAGGCCGTACAATGGGAGATGGAGCTACAGATATACAAAGGAGCGGAGATGAATATTATCAGATTTTTCCTTTGTGGGAATATGATAAAATCCCGGGAGTAACTTCACGTGATTATAATAAAGATATACCCACTACGACTTCTTGGGGGCAGCCGGGATCTACACAATTTGTCGGAGGCGTTTCCGACAGTCTATATGGTGCAAATGTTTATCAGCACAATTTTGACGGTGTTAAGGCTAATAAATCTTATTTTTATTTTGATAATGAAATTGTTTGTTTGGGTGCCGGAATTTATTCCGATGCAGAACAGCCTATTACTACCACAATTAATCAATGTTGGTTGCGTACAAAAGCCTTTAGCTCTAAGAATGGATTGGAAAATACAGATGATCATCTTGATTTTAATGCTAAAAAAGATAACTGGTTATGGCAAGATAGTATTGGCTATTTTTTCCCGGAAGGAGGAAATATTAGCGTGACACAAGATTTTGAGAAGAATGATTGGCAAAGAATAAATAAGAAGTATAAAAAAGCAGATACTACGAGCGGTTATATTTTTAAAGCTTGGTTTAATCATGGTAAGAAGCCTCAAAATGAGCACTACGCTTATATTGTAGTTCCGGGGGTTGATGAAAATGAAATGAAAGATTACCCAATTTCTGATATTGACATATTAGCAAATAATGATCATCTGCAAGCGGTTTATGATACAAAATTGAAAATATTACAAGCTGTATTTTATGAAAAAGGAGAATTGATTTATGGGAAAAATAAAATTACAGTAAACAAGGCATGTGTGTTGATGTTGAAACCCTCTGATACAAATAGTTTATCGCTTTCAGTTGCTGACCCAACGCAATTATTAAAAAATGTAGAGATAGGTGTTAATGGTAAAAAAGTCAATTGCCAACTCCCAACAGGAAACTATGCCGGAAGTACAGTTGAATTAAATATTAATAAGAATGAGTAA
- a CDS encoding ammonium transporter, translating to MTRPNIKQIAPFSVLVLIALAALFVPSIGKIDTNKYNGADITWMLISTALVFLMTPGLAFFYGGMVNRKNILSTMIKSVVATGVVGVIWIVVGFSLCFGDSIHGFIGNPTTFLFFKNVASAKPWSGAPTIPLMLFSLFQLMFAIITPGLVVGAVAERVRFTSYILFIVLFSLLVYAPLAHWSWHPDGFLAQMGALDFAGGTVVHISAGCAALAGAMVLKRRKTHLEHKENMPVNIPYVLIGTSLLWFGWFGFNAGSAMSAGTLAVSAFATTNTAAAASGLSWMFFDVLRGKKPSVLGFCIGAVVGLVAITPGAGYIAIPDSIFIGVFAAVVSNLAVHYKSKSKLDDTLDVFPCHGLGGIVGMILTGVFATKTVNAAGANGLFYGNAHFFFTELKAVVIVALYSFGMSFLIFKFINFISPLRVSKEEEEIGLDASQHDEGYLSPMALFETAEVNYQV from the coding sequence ATGACAAGGCCTAATATTAAACAAATAGCTCCTTTTTCTGTATTAGTTTTAATCGCATTAGCCGCATTATTCGTTCCCTCAATTGGAAAGATTGATACAAATAAATATAATGGTGCAGATATTACCTGGATGCTTATTTCGACTGCATTGGTTTTTCTGATGACGCCGGGTTTAGCTTTCTTTTATGGAGGAATGGTTAATCGCAAAAACATTCTTTCTACAATGATAAAAAGTGTAGTTGCGACTGGAGTAGTAGGTGTCATTTGGATTGTTGTCGGCTTTAGTCTCTGTTTCGGAGATTCTATTCATGGTTTTATTGGGAACCCCACCACCTTTTTATTTTTTAAGAACGTAGCATCGGCAAAACCTTGGAGCGGTGCACCTACTATTCCTTTGATGTTATTTTCATTATTTCAATTAATGTTTGCAATCATTACTCCGGGTCTAGTAGTGGGTGCCGTTGCGGAACGTGTACGTTTCACTTCCTATATTTTATTCATTGTATTATTTAGTTTATTGGTATATGCGCCATTGGCACATTGGAGTTGGCATCCAGATGGTTTTTTAGCACAAATGGGTGCATTAGATTTTGCAGGTGGCACAGTCGTTCATATTTCAGCCGGATGTGCAGCACTCGCAGGAGCTATGGTATTGAAACGCCGTAAAACCCATTTAGAACATAAGGAAAATATGCCAGTCAACATACCTTATGTATTAATCGGAACAAGTTTACTTTGGTTTGGATGGTTTGGTTTTAATGCAGGCTCGGCCATGTCTGCAGGAACTTTAGCTGTTTCAGCATTTGCCACGACAAATACTGCTGCAGCGGCATCTGGATTATCTTGGATGTTCTTCGATGTATTAAGGGGCAAAAAGCCATCTGTATTGGGATTTTGTATTGGTGCTGTTGTAGGCTTGGTGGCTATTACACCAGGTGCCGGATATATTGCAATTCCAGATAGTATTTTTATAGGCGTATTTGCAGCAGTAGTTTCTAATTTAGCTGTCCATTATAAATCAAAATCCAAATTGGACGACACCTTAGATGTATTTCCATGCCACGGACTTGGCGGTATCGTTGGAATGATTTTAACAGGCGTATTTGCAACCAAAACAGTAAATGCGGCCGGGGCAAATGGATTGTTCTATGGCAATGCCCATTTCTTTTTTACAGAATTAAAAGCAGTAGTTATTGTGGCTTTATATAGCTTTGGAATGTCCTTCCTTATATTTAAATTTATCAATTTTATTTCTCCTTTGCGCGTGAGTAAAGAGGAAGAAGAAATTGGATTAGATGCATCTCAACACGATGAAGGGTACTTATCGCCTATGGCACTTTTTGAAACAGCAGAAGTTAATTATCAAGTTTAA
- a CDS encoding leucine-rich repeat domain-containing protein yields the protein MQWNKQFASFIISLCALLLLSSIKTYSQENIAKNFLNYFPDTALAQLVAAHLNKMSTDNVTIKELASIKGYFECGPGEISNLKGIGYLTGIESFNCCKNNVSILPTEIGKLINLKSLDLCKAFELDTIPPEIGKLKKLTYLRLCMTQVRTIPPEIGNLINLDTLWILFNNLTYLPKEIGRLKNLKSLFIDGNNLTFLPKEIGKLKNLESLEAGSNQLQLIPPEICELPNLLFLSLGHNKLNALPENIGDLHKLESLYLFENNLRKLPKSIVHLSNLKHLNVYDNYNLSESYKRYLPILLQKEKIN from the coding sequence TAGCATAAAAACCTATTCACAAGAAAATATAGCTAAAAATTTTCTTAATTATTTTCCCGATACAGCTTTAGCGCAGCTTGTTGCAGCGCATCTAAATAAGATGTCAACCGATAATGTTACAATTAAAGAACTTGCAAGTATAAAAGGATATTTTGAATGTGGTCCAGGTGAAATATCAAACCTTAAGGGAATCGGCTATTTAACAGGAATTGAATCTTTTAATTGCTGTAAAAATAATGTTAGCATATTGCCGACTGAAATTGGAAAATTGATAAATCTAAAATCTTTAGATTTATGTAAAGCTTTTGAATTAGATACGATTCCTCCGGAAATCGGCAAATTAAAAAAGCTTACATATTTACGACTTTGTATGACACAAGTGAGGACCATACCTCCGGAAATAGGAAATCTAATAAATTTAGATACCCTATGGATTCTCTTTAACAACTTAACTTATTTGCCTAAGGAAATAGGTAGATTGAAAAACTTAAAATCTCTTTTTATTGATGGCAACAATTTAACTTTCTTGCCAAAAGAAATTGGCAAATTGAAAAATCTAGAATCATTAGAAGCGGGATCTAATCAACTGCAATTAATTCCTCCTGAAATTTGTGAATTGCCCAATCTTTTGTTTTTAAGCTTAGGCCATAATAAATTAAATGCTTTGCCGGAAAATATAGGGGATTTACACAAACTTGAATCTTTATATTTATTTGAAAATAATTTAAGGAAACTGCCGAAAAGCATTGTCCATTTAAGTAATCTTAAGCATTTAAATGTATATGACAATTATAACTTAAGCGAAAGCTATAAAAGATATCTACCAATTTTATTACAAAAAGAAAAAATTAATTAA
- a CDS encoding cupin domain-containing protein, with translation MSNTGFIFQENLLIEMPEPGVSRQILGYNDTMMMVKINFEKGVKGILHRHPHTQATFVESGVFEFTIGEEKKIVKQGDACFMVSDILHGCECLETGALIDVFTPVREDFLPK, from the coding sequence ATGAGTAATACAGGTTTTATCTTCCAGGAAAATTTATTGATCGAAATGCCTGAACCGGGTGTTTCGCGTCAAATATTGGGGTATAATGATACAATGATGATGGTCAAAATAAATTTTGAAAAAGGTGTAAAAGGCATCCTTCATAGGCATCCGCATACGCAAGCCACTTTTGTTGAAAGTGGTGTTTTTGAATTTACTATCGGGGAAGAAAAGAAAATTGTAAAACAAGGAGATGCATGTTTTATGGTTTCAGATATTCTCCATGGCTGTGAATGTCTAGAAACCGGTGCATTGATAGACGTTTTTACACCGGTGCGTGAGGATTTCCTCCCCAAGTAA
- the mfd gene encoding transcription-repair coupling factor, whose product MNLQTLLGKYEGYTALHQLVERISIAQPEKIFLKNLQGSSAEFIAASVFRHSRLKNFNHVFVLNDAEEAAYFHNTLENLTKALNLFYFPSSFKSRKNFQLLNSSHIMLRTEALTRFSSPLGERVGALVTYPEALFEKVVLPKTLSGNIIHIKVNDTLDLDKLLEQFIGYGFARTDFVYEPGQFALRGGILDIYSFGNERPYRVELFGNEVDSIRLFDPESQLSERKLLQISIIPNIETQFEAEEKVSLMEFLPENTVIWLKDWDVIAEGINKQRSDLKEFLEKLEIGLIKSQVQDDPDETKILKEIKLSDFLSSEEIKGEILQKPIVEFGYQSILSKFEISFETQEQPAFNRNFDLLIKELKSYETKKYSIYIFSEQAKQLERLNSIFKDLNTEIQFTPIPTSIHEGFIDNELKIVCFTDHQIFQRYHKYHVKQAFNKNKALTLKALRDLQPGDFVTHIDHGVGRFSGLQKMETNGTVQEVVRLIYRDNDILYVNINSLHKISKYTGKEGTQPKINKLGSDVWNKLKEKTKTKVKEIAFDLIKLYAQRKAQQGFAFSADIYMQTELEASFIYEDTPDQSKATADVKKDMESASPMDRLICGDVGFGKTEIAVRAAFKSVVDGKQAAVLVPTTILAFQHFKTFSERLNGFPVTVDYINRFKSAKEKKETLQRLADGKIDIIIGTHALLGKDVKFKDLGIMVIDEEQKFGVAHKEKLKTLRTNVDSLTLTATPIPRTLQFSLMGARDLSIINTPPPNRQPIQTEVQVFSQDFIRDTIYFEIERGGQVFFIFNRVQGVKEMSALIQTLCPDLSVSYAHGQMEGKELEEKILDFIDRKYDVLVCTNIVESGVDIPNVNTIIINNAHHFGLSDLHQLRGRVGRSNKKAFCYLLAPPMSTLPADSRKRLQTLEQFSDLGSGFQISMRDLDIRGAGNLLGGEQSGFMAEIGFEMYQKVLEEAVRELKRTDFKELFKEEISKQDDFVSDCTIDTDREILIPDEYVESITERLALYTRLDHCENEEELQIFHQELIDRFGPMPKQVEELFAAFRSRKLAISLGFEKMTLKDKKLRCYFINKNDSPYFESNLFKNILQYLQTGTNKARLKQVGTNFLLVVENVENMYAIQNFLQQMWNGVKEKDAS is encoded by the coding sequence ATGAACTTACAAACTTTATTAGGTAAGTACGAAGGTTATACTGCCCTGCATCAGTTGGTGGAGCGGATTTCTATTGCCCAACCGGAAAAAATCTTCTTAAAAAACTTGCAAGGCAGCTCTGCTGAATTCATTGCTGCATCAGTATTCCGGCATTCCCGATTGAAAAATTTCAACCACGTTTTTGTTTTAAATGATGCGGAAGAAGCGGCTTATTTTCACAATACATTGGAAAATTTGACTAAGGCTTTGAACTTGTTTTATTTCCCATCTTCTTTTAAAAGTAGAAAGAATTTTCAATTGCTAAATTCTTCTCATATAATGTTGCGCACCGAAGCGTTGACCAGGTTTTCATCGCCTTTGGGGGAGCGTGTTGGAGCTTTGGTTACATATCCGGAAGCATTATTTGAGAAAGTCGTATTGCCCAAAACTTTGAGCGGAAACATTATTCATATCAAAGTAAATGATACTTTGGATTTGGATAAATTGTTGGAGCAATTTATTGGATATGGCTTTGCACGCACCGATTTTGTTTATGAGCCCGGACAATTTGCTTTGCGTGGTGGCATTTTAGATATTTATTCTTTTGGCAATGAGAGGCCTTATCGGGTGGAGCTTTTTGGCAATGAGGTGGATAGCATACGTTTGTTTGACCCTGAATCGCAATTGAGCGAGCGCAAGCTTTTGCAGATTTCTATTATCCCAAATATTGAAACTCAATTTGAAGCTGAAGAGAAAGTTTCATTAATGGAATTTTTGCCTGAGAATACTGTCATTTGGCTAAAAGATTGGGATGTAATTGCTGAAGGAATTAATAAGCAGCGCAGCGATTTAAAAGAGTTTTTAGAAAAGTTGGAGATTGGGCTGATAAAATCACAGGTACAGGATGATCCGGATGAAACCAAAATCTTAAAAGAAATTAAGCTTTCGGATTTTCTTTCTTCTGAAGAAATTAAGGGAGAGATTTTACAAAAACCAATTGTAGAATTTGGATATCAATCTATATTATCCAAATTTGAAATTTCTTTTGAAACGCAGGAACAGCCGGCTTTTAACCGAAATTTCGATTTACTTATAAAAGAATTAAAGTCTTATGAAACGAAAAAATATAGTATTTATATTTTTTCGGAACAGGCTAAACAATTGGAGAGGCTCAATAGTATTTTCAAGGATCTGAATACTGAAATTCAGTTTACACCAATTCCTACAAGCATCCACGAAGGTTTTATTGATAATGAATTGAAAATTGTATGTTTTACCGACCATCAAATTTTCCAACGTTATCATAAATATCATGTAAAACAAGCTTTCAATAAAAATAAGGCACTTACCTTGAAAGCCTTGCGTGATTTACAACCCGGAGATTTTGTAACGCACATAGATCATGGTGTTGGACGTTTTAGTGGCTTGCAAAAAATGGAAACGAATGGAACGGTGCAGGAGGTTGTAAGATTAATCTATAGAGACAATGATATTTTGTATGTGAATATAAACTCTTTGCACAAAATTTCTAAATATACCGGTAAAGAAGGAACACAGCCTAAGATAAATAAATTGGGCAGCGATGTTTGGAATAAACTGAAAGAAAAAACCAAGACCAAAGTAAAAGAAATTGCTTTCGATTTAATAAAACTATATGCGCAACGTAAGGCGCAGCAGGGATTTGCCTTCTCAGCCGATATTTATATGCAAACGGAATTGGAAGCGAGTTTTATTTACGAGGATACGCCTGACCAAAGCAAAGCTACTGCCGATGTAAAAAAAGATATGGAAAGCGCTTCGCCTATGGATCGATTGATTTGTGGTGATGTAGGCTTTGGTAAAACAGAAATTGCGGTGCGTGCTGCATTTAAAAGTGTTGTTGATGGCAAACAAGCCGCAGTATTAGTGCCAACAACTATTCTTGCTTTTCAACATTTTAAAACATTTTCGGAACGATTAAATGGATTCCCTGTTACGGTGGATTATATTAATCGTTTTAAATCGGCGAAAGAAAAAAAGGAGACTTTGCAAAGATTGGCCGATGGTAAAATAGATATTATTATTGGTACACATGCATTGCTGGGCAAGGACGTGAAGTTTAAGGATTTGGGTATAATGGTTATTGATGAAGAACAAAAATTTGGTGTGGCACATAAAGAAAAGTTGAAAACACTACGCACCAATGTTGATAGCCTTACCTTGACGGCGACACCCATTCCTCGTACATTGCAATTTAGTTTGATGGGAGCAAGAGATTTAAGTATTATTAATACCCCACCACCTAATCGACAGCCGATTCAAACGGAAGTGCAGGTGTTCTCACAAGATTTTATTCGCGATACGATTTATTTTGAAATTGAAAGAGGCGGGCAGGTCTTCTTTATTTTTAATCGTGTACAAGGCGTAAAAGAAATGAGTGCTTTAATACAAACCTTATGTCCGGATTTGAGTGTTTCCTATGCGCATGGTCAAATGGAAGGTAAAGAATTAGAAGAGAAAATATTAGATTTTATTGATAGAAAATACGATGTATTGGTTTGTACCAATATCGTAGAAAGCGGCGTGGATATTCCCAATGTAAATACGATTATCATTAATAATGCGCATCATTTTGGGTTAAGCGATTTACATCAATTGCGCGGACGAGTTGGTCGCAGTAATAAAAAAGCTTTCTGTTATTTATTAGCCCCCCCCATGAGTACATTGCCTGCTGATTCTCGGAAACGCTTGCAAACATTGGAGCAGTTTAGTGATTTGGGAAGCGGTTTTCAAATTTCGATGCGCGACTTGGATATTCGCGGTGCAGGGAATTTACTTGGCGGTGAACAGAGTGGTTTTATGGCAGAGATTGGTTTTGAAATGTATCAAAAAGTCTTGGAAGAAGCAGTAAGAGAATTGAAGCGTACCGATTTTAAAGAATTATTTAAAGAAGAAATTTCTAAACAAGACGATTTTGTTTCGGATTGCACGATTGATACCGATCGGGAGATTTTAATTCCAGATGAATATGTGGAAAGTATTACAGAAAGGCTAGCACTTTATACGCGTTTAGATCATTGTGAGAACGAAGAAGAATTGCAAATTTTTCATCAAGAGTTGATAGATCGTTTTGGCCCCATGCCAAAACAAGTGGAAGAGTTATTCGCTGCATTCCGTAGCCGAAAACTCGCCATTAGTTTAGGTTTTGAAAAAATGACCTTGAAAGATAAAAAACTACGATGCTATTTTATTAATAAAAATGATTCACCTTATTTTGAAAGCAATCTTTTTAAAAATATCTTGCAATATTTACAAACCGGAACCAATAAGGCACGTTTAAAACAAGTGGGAACTAATTTTTTATTGGTAGTGGAGAATGTTGAGAATATGTATGCAATACAAAACTTCCTGCAACAAATGTGGAACGGAGTAAAAGAAAAAGACGCAAGCTAA
- a CDS encoding ABC transporter ATP-binding protein codes for MLKAVNIHKKYNQLEVLKGVSLEIQKKEIVSIIGSSGAGKTTLLHILGTLDSSDKGEFYLNNQPFHKLKDKKLAAFRNKNIGFVFQFHHLLPEFTALENVCIPGWLAGKKKKEVENEAIKLLKRLNLADRLENKPSALSGGEQQRVAVARALINKPSIVFADEPTGNLDSKNAKELHNLFLQLRDEFDQTFLIVTHNQELAEMSDRILKMKDGQIWEE; via the coding sequence ATGCTCAAAGCCGTCAATATCCACAAGAAATACAATCAGTTAGAAGTCCTAAAAGGCGTAAGCTTGGAAATTCAAAAAAAAGAAATTGTGTCCATTATTGGTTCTTCCGGCGCCGGGAAAACAACTCTTTTGCATATTTTAGGCACATTAGATAGTTCCGACAAAGGCGAATTTTATCTAAACAATCAACCTTTTCATAAACTGAAAGACAAGAAATTGGCTGCCTTTAGAAACAAAAATATTGGTTTTGTATTTCAGTTTCACCATCTTTTACCAGAGTTTACGGCATTGGAAAATGTATGTATACCTGGTTGGCTAGCAGGTAAAAAGAAAAAAGAAGTAGAAAACGAAGCGATAAAATTATTGAAAAGATTGAATTTGGCTGATCGACTAGAAAATAAACCAAGTGCATTAAGTGGCGGTGAGCAGCAACGCGTAGCAGTTGCCAGAGCTTTGATTAACAAACCATCTATTGTATTTGCAGATGAACCAACAGGAAATTTGGATAGTAAAAATGCCAAGGAATTACACAATTTATTTTTACAACTTCGTGATGAATTTGATCAGACCTTTTTAATAGTTACGCATAACCAAGAATTAGCCGAAATGAGTGACCGAATATTGAAAATGAAGGACGGACAGATTTGGGAAGAATAA